From one Nodosilinea sp. FACHB-141 genomic stretch:
- a CDS encoding single-stranded DNA-binding protein, producing the protein MTINVVTLVGRVGTDPEVKYFESGTVVCNLTLAVRRRSSRDDKPDWFNLELWGKNAEVAANYVRKGSLIGISGALKLDHWQDRSSGTARSKPVVRVDRLDLLGSRRDNESSMTYSDDEF; encoded by the coding sequence ATGACGATTAATGTGGTAACTCTGGTAGGCCGTGTGGGCACTGACCCAGAGGTGAAATATTTTGAGTCGGGTACGGTGGTGTGCAACTTGACCCTAGCGGTGCGGCGACGGTCGAGCCGAGACGATAAGCCTGACTGGTTTAACCTCGAACTATGGGGTAAAAACGCCGAGGTGGCGGCCAACTACGTGCGCAAGGGCAGTTTGATTGGTATAAGCGGTGCACTGAAGCTAGACCATTGGCAGGATCGCTCTAGCGGCACGGCACGTTCGAAGCCGGTTGTGCGAGTAGATCGCTTAGACTTGCTGGGCTCTCGCCGAGATAACGAGTCGTCCATGACCTACAGCGACGATGAATTTTAG
- a CDS encoding DUF2949 domain-containing protein — MPSQRQKQLIEFLQTELAVSSEAIAMGLRKAGQATNLLPMALWQYGLVSTDQLSQIFDWLEEVGPAAP; from the coding sequence ATGCCATCCCAACGCCAAAAGCAGCTCATCGAGTTTCTTCAAACCGAACTAGCGGTGTCCTCTGAGGCGATCGCCATGGGATTGCGCAAGGCAGGGCAAGCCACAAACTTACTGCCCATGGCACTGTGGCAATACGGCTTGGTCAGCACCGATCAGCTCAGCCAAATCTTTGACTGGCTTGAGGAAGTTGGCCCTGCTGCTCCATAG
- the mscL gene encoding large conductance mechanosensitive channel protein MscL: MANRQTRDRAVNSAGGFARDFKEFLMRGNVIDLAVAVIIGAAFNAVVTSFIEDIITPVLLNPALRAAGVEDIANLSANGIKYGLFLAAVINFVVISFVIFLMIRAFEKLKRKDDAEAAAEPTIEEKLNDTLTRLATYLESRP; encoded by the coding sequence ATGGCCAACAGACAAACTCGAGATCGGGCGGTGAATTCCGCAGGCGGCTTCGCAAGAGACTTTAAGGAGTTTCTCATGCGCGGCAATGTCATTGACCTAGCTGTCGCTGTGATTATCGGCGCAGCTTTCAATGCTGTGGTCACCTCGTTTATCGAAGACATCATCACCCCTGTTCTGCTGAATCCGGCGCTACGGGCGGCAGGGGTAGAGGATATTGCCAACCTCTCTGCTAACGGCATCAAATACGGTTTGTTTCTCGCCGCTGTCATCAACTTTGTGGTGATATCGTTTGTGATCTTCTTGATGATCCGCGCCTTTGAGAAATTAAAGCGGAAAGATGACGCTGAGGCAGCAGCAGAACCCACCATCGAAGAAAAGCTCAACGACACCTTGACTCGGCTCGCCACTTATCTCGAAAGCCGCCCCTAA
- a CDS encoding cyclic nucleotide-binding domain-containing protein, with protein MLKPIQVVELLMTTPSHQDFEAGDTIFEAGALGNCMYGIIQGEVDLWVSGHVFETISAGDVFGEGALVQIPHVRASTAVAKTDCRLALVDEAHFKFLVQETPLFALEVIRSLSSRLRAAKAVA; from the coding sequence ATGCTGAAACCGATTCAAGTTGTTGAGCTGTTGATGACGACCCCTAGCCATCAAGACTTTGAGGCCGGGGACACAATCTTTGAGGCGGGTGCCTTAGGAAATTGCATGTACGGCATCATTCAAGGAGAGGTCGATCTGTGGGTTAGTGGCCACGTGTTTGAAACCATTTCTGCTGGCGACGTGTTTGGTGAAGGGGCGCTAGTGCAAATCCCCCATGTGCGAGCCTCTACGGCGGTAGCTAAAACCGACTGTCGGCTAGCTCTAGTGGATGAGGCTCACTTTAAGTTTTTAGTACAAGAGACGCCGCTGTTTGCCCTAGAGGTGATTCGTAGCCTCTCAAGCCGTCTACGGGCGGCCAAGGCGGTGGCTTAG
- a CDS encoding glucose-6-phosphate isomerase — translation MDAAALWQRYKDWLYYHEGLGFYLDVSRMGFDDAFVADMQPRFAKAFADMAALEAGAIANPDENRMVGHYWLRDADLAPTPELKQDILDTLTSIEQFASQVRTGGIYPPGQERFTEVLSIGIGGSALGPQFVAQALGPDFPPLAIHFIDNTDPEGIDRILARLEDKLSTTLVIVTSKSGGTAETRNGMVEVRTRFEQRGLSFPKQAVAITGRGSKLENQALSEGWLATFPMRDWVGGRTSELSAVGLLPAALQNISIRSILGGAREMDAATRVPDLRRNPAALIALAWYYAGNGKGEKDMVVLPYKDSLLLFSRYLQQLVMESLGKEKDLDGNLVYQGIAVYGNKGSTDQHAYVQQLREGVASFFVTFIEVLKDRSGDSVEMEPGATSGDFLFGFLQGTRKALYENQRQSITLTIPEVNAHTVGAMIALYERAVGFYASLVNINAYHQPGVEAGKLAAAGVLDLQQAVVNALAQSSEPLTLRDLAAAAGAPDQVETIYAIARHLHANQRSLAIQGNPGHPDAIKIAALK, via the coding sequence ATGGATGCAGCCGCCCTTTGGCAACGCTATAAAGACTGGCTCTACTACCACGAAGGTCTGGGCTTTTACCTAGATGTCAGCCGCATGGGTTTTGACGATGCCTTTGTCGCTGATATGCAACCCCGCTTTGCTAAAGCCTTTGCCGATATGGCCGCGCTGGAAGCTGGGGCGATCGCCAACCCCGACGAAAACCGCATGGTGGGTCATTACTGGCTGCGCGATGCCGACCTAGCCCCCACCCCCGAACTCAAACAAGATATTCTCGACACGTTAACCAGCATTGAGCAGTTCGCCAGCCAGGTGCGCACGGGCGGCATTTACCCCCCTGGTCAGGAACGTTTCACCGAGGTCCTCTCCATTGGCATTGGTGGTTCGGCTTTGGGGCCGCAGTTTGTAGCCCAGGCCCTAGGGCCAGACTTTCCACCCTTGGCGATTCACTTTATTGACAATACCGATCCCGAGGGCATCGATCGCATCCTTGCCCGACTGGAGGACAAATTGTCCACCACCCTAGTGATCGTTACCTCTAAATCGGGGGGCACCGCTGAAACCCGCAACGGTATGGTCGAAGTGCGCACTCGATTTGAGCAGCGGGGACTAAGCTTTCCTAAGCAGGCCGTCGCCATCACCGGGCGGGGCAGCAAGCTCGAAAACCAGGCCCTCAGCGAAGGCTGGCTGGCTACTTTCCCCATGCGTGACTGGGTGGGAGGCCGCACCTCTGAACTATCGGCGGTGGGGCTGCTACCTGCTGCTCTGCAAAACATTAGCATTCGCTCCATTCTCGGCGGTGCGCGCGAGATGGATGCGGCTACCCGTGTACCCGATCTGCGCCGCAACCCCGCTGCCCTGATTGCTCTGGCCTGGTATTACGCGGGCAACGGCAAAGGCGAAAAAGACATGGTGGTGCTGCCCTATAAGGACAGTCTGCTGCTGTTTAGCCGCTACCTGCAACAGCTGGTGATGGAATCCCTTGGTAAGGAAAAAGACCTAGACGGTAACTTGGTCTACCAGGGCATTGCCGTCTACGGCAACAAGGGCTCTACCGACCAGCATGCTTATGTGCAGCAATTGCGAGAGGGCGTGGCCAGCTTCTTCGTCACCTTTATTGAAGTACTGAAAGACCGGTCGGGTGATTCGGTGGAGATGGAGCCCGGTGCCACCAGCGGCGATTTTCTCTTTGGCTTCTTGCAGGGCACCCGCAAAGCCCTCTACGAAAATCAGCGCCAGTCCATCACCCTCACAATTCCTGAAGTCAATGCCCACACGGTAGGGGCTATGATCGCACTGTACGAGCGGGCAGTGGGCTTCTATGCCTCGCTGGTGAATATCAACGCCTACCACCAGCCGGGGGTTGAGGCGGGCAAGCTGGCTGCCGCCGGAGTGCTCGATCTACAGCAGGCTGTGGTAAATGCCCTGGCCCAAAGCTCAGAGCCGTTGACCCTGCGCGACCTAGCTGCTGCGGCTGGGGCACCCGATCAAGTGGAGACGATCTACGCGATCGCCCGCCACCTCCATGCCAACCAGCGCAGTCTGGCCATCCAGGGCAATCCTGGCCATCCCGACGCGATCAAGATCGCAGCGTTGAAATAA
- a CDS encoding Bax inhibitor-1 family protein: MSNTSNFREAISKAKGQTLIGPNVIKNALPYVGGGLILTALGSFGGLSVMATNPAIFMPTFWVAFVAQLVLFFVAMNVASKGNNSTALPLLATYSLLTGYTLSGLLAVALGTSGVGVTGIGFAALSCGVVFIAARQIGSNLSEEDGFALTRTIGIGVVAVLIAVVGQFIFAMFGGPIPQFLDIAISAFGVLVFCGASVVDFFILPRTYKDEQYLSAALSMYLTYINLFVFILRLLIAINRD; this comes from the coding sequence TTGAGTAATACCAGCAACTTTCGTGAAGCGATTAGCAAGGCCAAAGGGCAAACCCTGATTGGCCCCAACGTGATTAAAAATGCCCTGCCCTATGTAGGCGGCGGGCTGATTCTAACCGCTCTAGGTTCCTTTGGTGGCCTGAGCGTGATGGCCACCAACCCGGCCATCTTTATGCCCACCTTTTGGGTAGCGTTCGTTGCCCAGCTCGTGCTTTTCTTTGTGGCGATGAATGTCGCCTCTAAGGGCAACAACAGCACTGCCCTACCCCTGCTCGCCACCTATAGTTTGCTTACGGGCTACACCCTCAGCGGCCTGCTGGCCGTTGCCCTGGGTACGTCAGGAGTTGGTGTCACTGGCATCGGGTTTGCGGCGCTGTCCTGCGGCGTTGTCTTCATTGCGGCTCGCCAAATTGGGTCTAACCTCTCCGAAGAAGATGGCTTTGCCCTAACCCGCACCATTGGCATTGGTGTAGTCGCCGTCCTCATTGCAGTGGTGGGTCAGTTCATCTTCGCCATGTTTGGCGGCCCCATTCCTCAGTTTCTCGACATCGCCATCTCTGCCTTTGGTGTGCTGGTGTTCTGCGGTGCTTCGGTTGTCGATTTCTTCATTCTGCCCCGCACCTACAAAGATGAGCAGTACCTGTCAGCCGCGCTGTCGATGTACCTCACCTACATCAACCTGTTTGTCTTCATTCTGCGTCTGCTGATTGCCATCAACCGCGACTAG
- the gatA gene encoding Asp-tRNA(Asn)/Glu-tRNA(Gln) amidotransferase subunit GatA: MSVIRALHQQLVSKERSAVEITQSYLDQIAALEPTIRSYLTVTGDQALAQAAQVDDRIAAGEDIGLLTGIPIALKDNLCTQGVRTTCGSKILENFVPPYESTVTGKLRDAGAIALGKTNLDEFAMGSSTENSAYQITGNPWDVTRVPGGSSGGSAAAVAAGECAVALGSDTGGSIRQPASFCGVVGLKPTYGLVSRFGLVAYASSLDQIGPLSRTVEDAALLLQGIAGHDPRDSTSLDVKVPDYTQYLKTDLKGRKVGIITETFAAEGIDPAVRTATEKAIQQLKELGAEIQEISCPRFPYGLPTYYIIAPSEASSNLARYDGVKYGVRNNNDSLMSMYTKTRAEGFGPEVKRRIMIGTYALSAGYYDAYYLKAQKVRTLIKQDFEAAFGQVDVLVCPTAPTTAFKAGEKVDDPLSMYLSDLMTIPVNLAGLPGLSLPCGFDDQGLPIGLQLIGNALREDLLFEVGYAYEQATEWHQRVP; the protein is encoded by the coding sequence ATGTCTGTCATCCGCGCTCTGCATCAACAGTTGGTCAGCAAAGAACGCTCTGCGGTGGAGATTACCCAGAGCTACCTCGACCAAATTGCAGCCCTGGAACCCACAATTCGCAGCTACCTGACCGTGACTGGCGACCAAGCCCTGGCCCAGGCGGCCCAGGTGGATGACCGCATTGCCGCCGGGGAAGACATTGGCCTGCTAACCGGCATTCCCATTGCTCTAAAGGACAACCTTTGCACCCAGGGGGTACGCACCACCTGCGGGTCGAAGATTCTCGAAAACTTTGTGCCGCCCTACGAGTCAACGGTGACGGGAAAATTGCGGGATGCGGGGGCGATCGCCCTAGGCAAAACCAACCTTGACGAGTTTGCCATGGGCAGCTCCACCGAAAACTCCGCCTACCAGATCACCGGCAACCCCTGGGATGTGACCCGAGTGCCGGGCGGTTCCTCGGGTGGCTCTGCCGCCGCCGTGGCCGCTGGGGAATGTGCTGTGGCGCTGGGGTCTGATACGGGGGGCTCCATCCGCCAGCCCGCCTCATTTTGCGGCGTGGTTGGGCTAAAGCCCACCTATGGGCTGGTTTCGCGGTTTGGCCTGGTGGCCTACGCCTCGTCGCTCGATCAAATTGGCCCCCTATCCCGCACGGTGGAAGATGCCGCACTGCTGCTCCAGGGCATTGCGGGCCACGATCCCAGAGACTCCACCAGTTTGGATGTGAAGGTGCCCGACTACACCCAGTATCTCAAAACTGACCTCAAGGGTCGTAAGGTCGGCATCATTACCGAAACCTTTGCTGCCGAGGGCATTGACCCTGCCGTTAGAACGGCTACCGAGAAGGCTATTCAGCAGCTCAAGGAGCTTGGGGCTGAGATTCAAGAGATCTCCTGCCCTCGCTTCCCCTACGGTCTGCCCACCTACTACATCATCGCTCCGTCGGAAGCGTCCTCGAACCTAGCCCGCTACGACGGGGTCAAGTATGGCGTTCGCAACAACAACGACAGCTTAATGTCGATGTATACCAAAACCCGAGCCGAGGGCTTTGGCCCCGAGGTGAAGCGGCGTATCATGATCGGCACCTACGCCCTGTCGGCGGGTTACTACGACGCCTACTACCTTAAGGCCCAAAAGGTGCGCACGCTTATTAAACAAGACTTTGAGGCTGCCTTTGGTCAGGTCGATGTGCTGGTATGCCCTACGGCCCCCACCACTGCCTTCAAAGCGGGTGAAAAGGTAGACGATCCCCTCAGCATGTATCTGTCTGACCTGATGACGATTCCGGTGAACCTGGCGGGCCTACCGGGGCTCAGCCTACCCTGCGGCTTCGACGACCAGGGGCTACCCATTGGGCTGCAGCTGATTGGCAATGCCCTGCGCGAAGATCTGCTGTTTGAGGTGGGTTATGCCTACGAGCAGGCCACAGAGTGGCACCAGCGGGTGCCGTAG
- a CDS encoding alpha/beta hydrolase yields MPIVKFLFGVLGIAGVIYVSLCGWLWFAQRRLMYLPCPALGVTPDAFGVVYEDVWIPTDGAGQLHGWWLPANSGNDLTILYLHGNAGNVSSNLGKALQLRSLGASVLTIDYRGYGQSSGPFPTEQRLYEDALAAWRFLQVEQGVMPQHLVIYGHSLGGAIGIELASQVPHLAGLVVEASFTSMADMATLSQYNRWFPVRQLLTQRFESITKVNRLKAPTLYLHGLADASVPAVMSEMLYQATGGPKSLWLVPNADHNDLPDWAGEEFEQRLRQFLQNYVLAKH; encoded by the coding sequence ATGCCCATTGTCAAATTTCTCTTCGGCGTTCTGGGCATTGCAGGGGTCATTTATGTTTCGCTGTGCGGCTGGCTGTGGTTTGCCCAGCGGCGGCTCATGTATTTGCCCTGTCCGGCTCTGGGCGTGACTCCGGATGCGTTTGGCGTAGTCTACGAAGATGTTTGGATTCCAACGGATGGGGCTGGACAGCTGCACGGCTGGTGGCTGCCGGCGAACTCGGGCAATGACCTTACCATCTTGTATCTCCACGGCAATGCTGGCAATGTCTCCAGCAATTTGGGTAAGGCGCTGCAGCTGCGATCGCTAGGGGCCTCTGTGCTGACCATCGACTACCGTGGTTATGGCCAGAGTTCTGGTCCCTTCCCCACTGAGCAGCGGCTCTACGAAGACGCTCTGGCTGCTTGGCGGTTTTTGCAGGTTGAGCAAGGCGTCATGCCTCAACACCTAGTGATTTATGGCCATTCCCTCGGCGGGGCGATCGGCATTGAGTTGGCCAGCCAGGTGCCCCATCTGGCGGGTCTGGTGGTCGAAGCATCGTTCACCTCCATGGCCGATATGGCGACGCTCTCGCAGTACAACCGCTGGTTTCCGGTGCGTCAGCTGCTCACCCAGCGGTTTGAGTCAATCACTAAAGTCAACCGTCTAAAGGCTCCCACCCTATATCTCCATGGCTTGGCAGATGCCTCAGTACCGGCTGTGATGAGCGAGATGCTCTACCAGGCTACGGGTGGGCCAAAATCCCTTTGGTTGGTGCCCAACGCCGACCACAACGACCTGCCTGACTGGGCTGGTGAAGAGTTTGAGCAGCGGCTGCGCCAGTTTTTGCAGAATTATGTGTTGGCTAAGCATTAG
- a CDS encoding S8 family serine peptidase, whose translation MTGFSSDARLPHGGPRSDFRGEILQRGGEELLLEKVPTRFTTRLTAATALEPLRQRLHPLAVRAVAGGQLVEWQMAENRLEAALTTARQDPTIRFASHVYRLVDSPQTWVYLTDQLTVQFAPDTTVATIDAILGSLGIAIENPLEGMPNTFVVRVTPAATENPIKIANRLMALEMVLAAEPNLSIETGSLYRPTDDRYPQQWHLFHNGGPSLAAGSHISAEAAWDITRGSRSVVIAVSDDGFDLNHPDLQGVGKLVAPLDLQDKDALPLPAKQNENHGTAVAGLAIGEENATGIVGVAPGCAFLPIRTTGFIDDGAIEQLFNEAARRGAAVIVCSWSPASNYFPLTLRQTHALTRAATTGRNGKGCVIVFSAGNANRPVSGTINETQWPKNALSGPTRWLSGFAIHPDVIAVSASTSLGTKAAYSNWGEHIAVAAPSNNAPPNMTLPQVGNVQTGPPLTQYQPGRGMVTSDRTQAAGYSGEDYTNTFGGTSSSCPVVAGVAGLMLSVNPSLTARQVREILQATADKIVDRTPDPQLGLQHGTYNANGHSQWFGYGKVNAAAAVREAQRRALPGRQVGQVVQQQNQTARSIPDNQPSGVESSVAVAVTGTVTDVQVEVSLDHPFLGDISLALVSPNGTTVLIQGRTLGRQTELRTTYTLQTTPVLMRLLGQPAQGTWRLRAVDNAPGATGQLLSWGLTLGVSG comes from the coding sequence ATGACCGGATTTTCCTCTGATGCTCGTTTGCCCCACGGTGGTCCCCGCAGCGATTTTCGAGGAGAGATCCTGCAGCGCGGCGGCGAAGAGCTGCTGCTCGAGAAAGTGCCTACCCGTTTCACCACTCGTCTCACGGCAGCCACAGCATTAGAACCGCTGCGACAGCGCCTGCACCCTTTGGCTGTGCGTGCGGTGGCTGGAGGGCAACTGGTGGAGTGGCAGATGGCCGAAAACAGGTTGGAAGCAGCTCTAACCACGGCCCGCCAAGACCCGACGATCCGTTTTGCCAGCCATGTATATCGCTTGGTCGATAGTCCTCAAACCTGGGTCTATCTGACCGACCAGCTGACGGTGCAGTTTGCCCCTGACACGACTGTGGCCACGATTGACGCCATTTTGGGTAGCTTGGGCATCGCCATCGAAAACCCTCTGGAGGGTATGCCTAATACCTTTGTGGTGCGGGTTACCCCAGCGGCGACCGAAAATCCAATCAAAATCGCTAACCGCTTGATGGCTTTGGAGATGGTGCTGGCAGCAGAGCCAAACCTGTCTATAGAAACCGGCAGCCTCTACCGCCCCACGGACGATCGCTACCCCCAGCAGTGGCACCTGTTTCATAACGGTGGCCCGAGCTTAGCGGCGGGGTCGCACATCTCAGCGGAGGCGGCTTGGGATATTACCCGGGGGTCGCGATCGGTGGTGATCGCCGTCAGCGATGACGGGTTTGACCTCAACCATCCCGATCTTCAGGGAGTGGGCAAGCTGGTAGCACCGCTAGATCTGCAAGACAAAGACGCTTTGCCCCTGCCCGCTAAGCAGAATGAAAACCACGGCACCGCCGTCGCCGGACTGGCTATTGGCGAAGAAAATGCCACCGGCATCGTGGGGGTGGCCCCTGGCTGCGCCTTTTTGCCGATTCGCACCACCGGCTTTATCGACGATGGAGCGATCGAGCAGCTGTTTAATGAGGCGGCACGTCGGGGGGCCGCCGTGATCGTCTGTAGCTGGTCACCGGCCTCGAACTACTTTCCCCTCACCCTGCGGCAGACCCATGCGCTAACTCGAGCCGCCACCACCGGGCGCAATGGCAAGGGCTGCGTCATTGTGTTTTCGGCGGGCAATGCTAACCGCCCTGTCAGCGGCACCATTAACGAGACCCAGTGGCCCAAAAACGCTCTCAGCGGCCCCACGCGATGGCTGAGCGGGTTTGCTATTCACCCCGATGTGATTGCGGTGTCTGCCTCGACCAGCCTGGGCACCAAGGCCGCCTACAGCAACTGGGGCGAACATATCGCCGTGGCGGCCCCTAGCAACAACGCGCCGCCCAATATGACCCTGCCCCAAGTGGGTAATGTGCAAACTGGGCCACCGCTGACCCAGTACCAGCCGGGGCGGGGCATGGTAACGAGCGATCGCACCCAGGCCGCCGGCTACTCCGGTGAAGACTACACCAACACCTTTGGCGGCACCTCTAGCTCCTGCCCAGTGGTGGCGGGAGTGGCGGGGCTGATGCTCTCAGTCAACCCCAGTCTGACAGCTCGGCAGGTACGCGAAATCTTGCAGGCTACCGCCGACAAAATTGTCGATCGCACCCCCGACCCCCAGCTCGGCCTGCAACACGGCACCTACAATGCCAATGGCCACTCCCAATGGTTTGGCTACGGCAAGGTCAATGCAGCGGCAGCGGTGCGCGAGGCCCAGCGGCGGGCTTTGCCGGGGCGGCAGGTGGGTCAGGTCGTGCAGCAGCAAAACCAGACTGCGCGGAGCATACCCGACAACCAGCCGAGTGGAGTGGAGAGCAGCGTGGCCGTAGCCGTCACTGGAACGGTAACCGATGTGCAGGTTGAGGTCAGCCTTGACCACCCGTTTTTGGGAGACATCAGCCTAGCGCTGGTTTCTCCCAACGGCACTACGGTTCTTATTCAAGGCCGCACTCTGGGGCGCCAAACGGAACTGCGCACTACCTACACGCTGCAAACAACGCCGGTGCTAATGCGGCTCCTAGGCCAGCCAGCACAAGGAACCTGGCGGCTGCGGGCAGTGGACAACGCCCCCGGCGCTACCGGCCAGCTCTTGAGTTGGGGGCTGACATTGGGAGTAAGTGGATAA
- a CDS encoding BolA family protein: MITPDQVSAMIKSGLPDADVQVQDLTGGGDHYQVVVVSSQFAGRSLVQQHQLVYGAVREAMSSEAIHALALKTYTPEDWAAQSA, translated from the coding sequence ATGATTACTCCCGATCAGGTTAGCGCCATGATCAAGTCTGGCCTTCCCGATGCCGATGTGCAGGTGCAAGATTTGACCGGCGGCGGCGATCATTACCAGGTGGTTGTGGTTTCGTCGCAGTTTGCGGGGCGCAGCTTGGTGCAGCAGCATCAGCTGGTTTATGGAGCGGTGCGCGAGGCCATGTCCTCCGAGGCTATCCATGCGCTAGCTTTAAAGACATATACCCCAGAAGATTGGGCCGCTCAAAGCGCCTGA
- the grxD gene encoding Grx4 family monothiol glutaredoxin produces MDSATKERLDQLVQNNTIVVFMKGNKLMPQCGFSNNVVQILNVLGAPFETVDVLADPDIRQGIKEYSNWPTIPQVYINGEFVGGSDILIELYQNGKLQEMVEIALAS; encoded by the coding sequence ATGGATTCGGCAACTAAAGAAAGGCTCGATCAGCTGGTTCAAAACAACACCATCGTGGTGTTTATGAAGGGCAACAAGCTCATGCCCCAGTGTGGCTTCTCCAACAACGTTGTGCAAATTCTCAACGTGCTGGGTGCCCCTTTTGAAACGGTCGATGTGCTGGCTGACCCAGATATTCGTCAGGGCATCAAGGAATATTCTAACTGGCCTACCATTCCCCAGGTGTACATCAATGGCGAGTTTGTCGGTGGTTCCGACATTCTCATTGAGCTGTACCAAAACGGCAAACTCCAAGAGATGGTTGAGATCGCCTTGGCTTCTTGA
- a CDS encoding MFS transporter, with amino-acid sequence MSPTTLPVAFQQRLDQSAITRPMVRLWLLAASLIALDGFDFFIIGVALPFLQRDLDLGPAAVGAVAAAAVAGSLLGSLFLGPLTDKLGRQPMLIADVILFVVATAGTALAWNLTSLLVFRILVGVAIGADYPISVAYIVENVPTRHRDQLVIGAFSFQAVGALLGALVGIATLYGFSVGYPGDEQMAIHYAWRWMLGVGVILALGVALARLAVSLESPAYLLAQGDYEGASNMASELLGETVTLEPDRSSPDGQLQLRYRDLFAPTYRRQTLLASVPWFLQDIATYGVGIFTPVILGILVFGGSSNLVTQTLASAKGSALVDIFLILGFLLAVLLVKRLGPIVLQIVGFLGMALGLGLLAASTGLPPESRTALGLIFGGFLLFNLLMNAGPNATTFLLSGAVFPAAIRASGAGLAAALAKAGAVLGTFGLPVLQQTLGLAPTLGLLAVLCGVAALMTFVYRREASQLRLLGDRADEAIAPSLPE; translated from the coding sequence ATGTCCCCAACTACCCTGCCGGTTGCCTTTCAGCAGCGTCTCGACCAATCTGCCATCACGCGCCCGATGGTGCGGCTGTGGCTGCTGGCCGCCAGCCTGATCGCCCTAGACGGGTTTGACTTTTTTATCATTGGGGTTGCTCTGCCGTTTTTGCAGCGTGACCTTGATCTAGGGCCAGCAGCAGTTGGAGCCGTGGCGGCGGCAGCAGTGGCCGGTTCGCTGCTGGGCTCATTGTTTCTCGGGCCGCTCACCGATAAATTGGGCCGCCAGCCCATGCTGATTGCCGACGTCATTTTGTTTGTAGTAGCTACTGCTGGCACTGCCCTGGCCTGGAACCTGACTTCGCTACTGGTTTTTCGGATATTGGTTGGGGTGGCGATCGGGGCCGACTATCCTATCAGCGTGGCATACATTGTCGAAAATGTGCCCACGCGCCACCGCGATCAGCTAGTGATTGGAGCATTCTCTTTTCAGGCGGTGGGGGCGCTGCTGGGGGCACTGGTGGGCATCGCCACCCTGTATGGATTTTCTGTGGGCTATCCAGGTGACGAGCAGATGGCTATTCACTACGCTTGGCGCTGGATGCTAGGGGTGGGGGTAATTTTAGCGCTGGGAGTGGCCCTGGCACGCCTAGCCGTCTCCTTAGAAAGCCCTGCTTACCTACTGGCTCAAGGGGACTATGAAGGAGCATCCAACATGGCCTCTGAGCTACTGGGGGAGACCGTCACCCTAGAGCCCGATCGCAGTTCACCAGATGGCCAGCTCCAACTCCGCTATCGAGATCTGTTTGCCCCCACCTACCGTCGCCAGACGCTGCTGGCTTCGGTGCCCTGGTTTTTGCAAGATATTGCTACCTACGGGGTGGGCATTTTTACCCCGGTTATTTTGGGTATTTTGGTTTTTGGCGGATCGTCTAATTTGGTGACGCAGACCCTGGCCTCGGCTAAGGGCTCGGCGCTGGTCGATATCTTTTTAATCCTCGGCTTTCTGCTGGCGGTGCTGCTGGTTAAGCGGCTGGGGCCAATTGTGCTGCAAATCGTTGGCTTTTTGGGCATGGCTCTGGGGCTGGGGCTGCTGGCGGCCTCGACCGGGCTGCCACCCGAGAGCCGCACGGCTCTCGGGTTAATTTTTGGCGGCTTTCTGCTGTTTAACCTGTTGATGAATGCAGGTCCCAACGCCACTACCTTTCTACTTTCGGGAGCGGTGTTTCCGGCTGCGATTCGAGCTAGTGGGGCTGGGTTGGCGGCTGCCTTAGCCAAAGCTGGCGCTGTGTTGGGGACCTTTGGGTTGCCGGTTCTACAGCAGACCCTAGGGTTGGCCCCAACGCTAGGGTTGTTGGCGGTGCTGTGCGGGGTAGCTGCTTTGATGACCTTCGTCTACCGTCGAGAAGCATCACAACTGCGACTACTCGGTGATAGGGCAGATGAGGCGATCGCCCCATCATTGCCTGAATAA